The following is a genomic window from Chitinophagales bacterium.
AATCGGGGCAGGTCAAGTTTCTCAAAAATATATCGCTTACCAAAGACTAGTGGAAAATATGAAGCAAAAATTATTGATAGCTTTCAAACAGGAATGTGGGTCACAGCCGTTGCTATTAGTCCTAATCAAAAGCAAATCGCAATTCTTGCAGGCAATATTATATATCTAATTACAGATTTTACTCCTAATTATTTTTCTAAGGGTGGGGTAAGCAAGTTTATTGTGCCTTATTCGCAAAAAGAAGCCATTGCTTTTAGAAATGAAAAAACACTTGTACTGTCTGACGAGAGAAATGACTCTACTGATGGCTGTATTTATCAGATAGAAATAACAGATTCGATTCGTCGAAATCTATGTTTTCATAATTTTTATACAGATCCAATATGCACTGATAGTGCATTATATTTTCTCAATTATGCCTTTAACCCAATGTTAGTGGAAGTAAAAATTGAAGACGTCAATAATAACGAAGTGATAAAAACCTCAATAAATACTAAAGTAGGTAGAAGTTCAAAACTTGCATTCAAACTATCGAAAGGACAATATAGAATTTATTTTTCAGCGGATAGGATATTGGAAAATTATCCTTTCATTATAGAATAGTGACAGAATATTTATTTCCTCTGCTCTTGTTTTTCTATCATTTTTAGTCCGTAGTTTCTAATGGATGTTATCAATTTAATTATATCCATACCTTGTTCTGTCAAGCTGTACTCTGTCTTGGGTGGTACAACTGCGTAAACTTTACGTGTAATGTATCCGTCTTCTTCTAATTCTCTTAATTGTGTAGTCAGCATTTTGTCTGAAATATGAGGTATATCTTTTCGCAATTCTCCATAACGCATTGTTTTATCTTTTAGTCGCCATAAAATGGGTGCTTTCCAAGTACCACCTATTTGTTCCATTACTAATTGAACAGGGTTGTAATAAATTTTACCGTTGTATTTAAAATCAGGCATTGTCTGTTTCTATTGATTTTATTGACACTTACCAAAAAGTATGTATCGCACTTTTGGGTTGTATACATTGCAAAGGTAGATATAGTAATGATATTTGCAACCTAAAAATTGTCAAATTTTAAAATATGGTCAAGTCAGTTTTCACTTTATTCTTGATTGTTCTAACAAGTTTAGGATTGTTAGCACAAACAAAAAAATTATCTAATAAATTAAATTCAAAAAAAATGGTAACAGAAGTAACAAGTTATGTGCATTTTCACGGTGCACCTGCCAAAGGCAAAATTTTAATGGTGGCAAGTTCACCAAGTGTAAGTAAACAAACAGGTTGGCAAATTGGTTTTTGGGCTGCCGAACTCACTCACCCACTTCGAGTATTTCAGGAAGCAGGTTATGAAGTAGAATTGGTTTCAACCGAAGGTGGAAAATTAGAAATGGACGGCTACTCTAACCCAACCGATGCAAGTGGTTATTCGGCTGGTGATGTAATTTCTTTGGGTTATATGCAACAAAAATCATTTAACGACATGTTGGCAAATACTAAAAAATTAACTGAAGTTGATGCCAAAAACTACGATGCAATTTTTTTGGTTGGTGGTCAAGGTCCAATGTACACTTTCAGAGGTAATAAAGATTTGGAAAAACTTTTTGTTGCTTTCTACGAAGCTGGCAAACCAAGTTCGGCTGTGTGTCATTCTACTACTTTATTGCTTGAAGCAAAAAAATCAAATGGTGAACTGTTGGTAAAAGGCAAAACCTGGACAGGCTTTGCAGATGCTGAAGAAGAGTTTGCAGACCAAGCTGTGGGTATGAAAATTCAACCATACAGAATAGAAGATGAAGCCAAGAAAATAGCAGGAACTACTTTTAAAGTGGCTGCCCCTTTTAGTTCTTATGCTATTGCCGATGGAAACTTAATTACCGGACAACAACAAAATAGTGGTGCAGCAGCAGCAGAATTAGTGGTAAAAGCTTTGAATAAATAATGAAATTCAATTTCAAAATTTTCTTTGTAATAATGGCGATGCTTCTTTTCAGAGGCATTGTCTTTGCTCAAATACCTGTGGAAGTTTTTGTAGGTCATAAAAAGGCAACGGCGGATATTATGTTTTTTAAGTTTCTCAAAAACAAAGAAAGAAATAATTCAAAGTTTTTATTTTTTAACCGCAACCGTGCAAGTATAGATTATGCAATGACGAAAACCACCAATTTGCCACAGTTCGGATTTACCGAAGCCATTAGTTACAACCACGAAAATTTAAAAGGCTTTGCTCCTGTTATTGTTGCAAGTATTTTGAATAAAGGTGTTTATCCAAAAGCAGGTATTCAGTTTGCAAAAATCAAAAAAGAGTACACTATTTTTAGTTGGTTGGTGACTGAAACATTGAAAGAACCGAATATTGATTTTTTCTTTTTGGCAAGATATACACCAAAGCTAACCGAAAAACTAAACTTGTTTTCACAAGTTGAATTAGTCAATGCTTTTCCAACTGTTGCGCAAAATACTTTTTCATTTACACAGCGTTTCCGTTTGGGTTTGAAGGTCAAAGAATTTCAATTTGGTGCTGGGTTAGATTTGTCGCAATTAGGCAGAGAAGATTTTATAACAACAGAAAACTTTGGTGGATTTTTAAGATATGAATTTTAGAAAATGATAGTAAAACGAAATTTTGATTTGAGAAAAGTGATTTGGAACATTCGTTTTGAAACATTAACCACTCTTTTTGTGACAATAGTCATTTTTGTATTGCATAGAAATAAAATTATTGACCTTGCTTTGCCTTTCTCAATTGCAGGAATTTTGGGTTCTGCATTGGCTATTTTTATTGCATTTAGAAACCAAAGTAGTTATGCCCGATGGTGGGAAGCCCAAACCATTTGGGGTGGCATTATCAACAATAGTAGAATTTTTGCAAGGCAGATAATTGCTAATGTAAATAATGCAATGGTCATTGGTAAAGTGTCAAAAGAAGATGCCGATGGTTATAAAAAAGAAATGATTGATAGGCAAATTGCATTTGCTCACAGTTTGCGTTTGCATTTAAGAAAGCAAAATAATTTGGCAGAATTTCAACATTTGCTTTGTGAAAAAGAGTTTGAAGAAATAAAACAAAAACAAAACCGTCCAAATATTTTATTGCACACACAAGGTTTGAGAATAAAAGAAGCAATGCAAAAGGAAATGTTGGGTGCTTTTGATAATATTAGTATGGAACCTAATTTGGCAACATTTAGCAACTGGCAAGGTGCTTGTGAACGCATAAAAAACACCCCTTTGCCTATGAATTATCAGTATTTTACTAAATTGTTTCTGTATGTTTTTATCTTTGTTTTGCCATTATGCTTGATTGGTGATTTTACAAAAATGAATATTGATTTTATGGTTGTTCCTGTGAGTTTTGTTATCTGTTTTGTGTTTGCAGTGATGAACAAAGTAGGCGAAATCAACGAAAATCCTTTTGAAAATAGTAATGCAGATATACCCATGACAGCACTGTGCAATACCATAGAAAGAGATTTGAAAGAAATGTTAGGTGAACCAATGCCTGAAAAATTGGAAGCAACAAATGGTTATTTATTTTAAAATTTAAAAGTATGAATATAGCAATTATAGGTTCTGGAAATGTAGGTGGTGCATTAGCACAACAATGGATTAAAGCTGGACATACAGTTTTAATTGGTGCAAAATTTCCTTTAAGTGAAAAAAGTATACAATTAGCAACTCAAATTGGGGAAGATAGATTTGCCACAATTGAAAATGCAGTTAAGCAGAGTGCAGTGATTTTGATAGCAACTCCACCCACTGCCATTTTTGAAATCGTGGAAAATATTGGTGATGTGTCAAACAAAATATTAATTGATGCAACTAATTCTGTAATGAAAAACCCCGAACCATACAAAACAGTCTATCATTGTCTGGCAGATAAAGCCAATGCAGAAATTGTAAAATGTTTTAACACCACCGGTTTTGAAAATATGCTTAATCCAATGTACAATCACGAAGCCATTGATATGTTTATGGCTGGCGATAGCGAAAAAGCAAAGTCTGTTGCAAAGCAATTAGCATTAGATTGTGGTTTTGGTTCTTGCATAGATTTTGGCAAGTCCGACAAAGTTGAACTTTTAGAAAAATTCGCCTTGTCTTGGATAAATTTAGCTATTATTCAAGGACACGGTAGGGATTTAGCATTTAAAGTTGTTCGTAGATAGAACTATTACTCTTACAACTACAAGCTATACATCCAATTCGTTTGAAATATGACGTTGTGAACTACTGTAGTGCTATATCTAGCTGTAGATTGAATATGTGTAACGCCTAGCTCGAGTTTGAATTTATCAGAAAGAATGATATGGGATACTAACCCAATTCTATTCTGATCGAATATATGTCTTCCGTCTACATGAATCGTATTCAAGAATAACTCGTCATAGAGTTGAATATGTAATTTTTTTGAAATGGCATAGTCAATTCCTTCACGAAAACGCAATCTGAATAAGTCCTGTTTTCTTTCAAAGATACGATACTCCCCGCCTATCCTAGTTAGGAGCGACCATGAATTATCGGCATGAATTCTATTTTCATATTGTAGATGAATGCGGTGCTCATTGACATTAGAATTAAATACATCTTCATCATTTCTAATCTGCGGATGATTGCTAAAAAAAGCGTATGGGCTAAAATTGATAGTCTCATGATTGGACAATTTGTATACTAGCCATAATCTAAAAGCATCCGTCAGAGGATATCGAAATGGACTTTCTGTATTATACAAACTCTCCATTCGATGGTGTAGTTCGATTAGTGAAGTGAACTTAGGGTTCAATTTATATTGCAGCGATGTTCTAAGCCAGAATTGCGTGTAGTCTTGGGAAAAAATCGGTTGGCATCCGAAGATTAGAATGAGGAAAATGAAATTTCTCAAAGTTCTATTTCAAAAATAATTCTTTTATAAGGATATAAATTCCCATAATAAGAACAAACCAACCAAATCCGACTTTTAGCTTAGCTCCATCTATTTTTTTGGTTAAGAAAATGCCGATAAACATTCCCATAATTGCTGCTAAAGTAAAATAGCCTATCAAATGAAAATCCATATTAGGATTCGTCTTTAAATCACCGAAGAAACCCAAAAGTGACTTGGCAGCTATGATAAGAAGAGATGTACCTACAGCCAATTTTATAGGTATCCTAGCTAGCAAGACCAATGCAGGAATGATTAAAAATCCGCCACCTGCCCCTACTAACCCTGTTAAGACACCTACAAAAGTACCTTCGAGAAATATCATGGGGAAATTGTACTTAACATCACTGAAGTTTTTTTCATTTTTGTTGCTCGGCTTAATCATGCTGTAGGAAGCTAAAATCATAACCAAGGCAAAAAGCATCATTAAAAAAATATCTTTTGTAATGATAAATCCACCAATAGTCAATATTTCTTTAGGGATAATAGGCAATATAATGGCTCTTGTAATATATACGGCAGCTATTGATGGAATTCCAAAAATGATAGCTGTTTTCCATTCTACATTTTTCTCGATAGCATTCTTAATGCCTCCAACTAAAGCTGTGGCTCCTACTATGAAAAGTGAATAAGCCGTAGCATTGACAGGCTCTACTTTCATAATATATACTAAAATAGGAACAGTCAAAATTGAACCTCCACTTCCTATCAAACCAAGGGATATCCCTACAATCACTGCTAATAAATAACCAATAATTTCTTCCATTACTTATTTTACTTTACAATTTTCCATACAATTTAGAAGTTGAATGACTTCTTTTAATTTCAATCGATAATATACAAATTGACCTTCTTTACTACATTCTAAAATTCCTTTGTCCTTCATTTTTATTAGGTGATGAGATAATAGAGATTGTTCAATGTTCTCTCCAATAGACTTCGAAATATCTTGAACACTCAAGCCATCGGTTGTCTCTAATATTTCAACTATTTTAAGACGAATAGGATGACTAATCGCTTTTAAAACAGCGGCAATAAACTCTAATTTTTCTATAGGTAAATTCCTCATTTGCAATTTGTATTAATGGGGCAATTTATCTCTCAATTTTCCATAAACCCAAGTACCAGCTATTGCACTCAAAAGAACAACAATAACCACCGTGGCACCACTGCCAATCTGAGCATAAAGTGGACCAGGGCATGCACCTGTCATAGCCCAACCAATACCGAACAATAAACCACCGAATATTTGACCTTTGTTGAATGACTTAGGTTCTATTTTTATTTCTTCGTCTGCTATAGTTTTTATCTTGAATTTTTTTATCAAGAATACGGATAGTGCTCCTACCAAGACCGCACTACCTATAATACCATACATATGAAATGATTGCAGGCGAAACATCTCTTGAATTCTAAACCAAGAAATAATTTCAGCTTTGACAAAGACTATCCCAAATAAAATACCTACAATTAGATATTTTAGATTACTCCCAAGAGTTTCCTTTTGTTCGCTTTCATTGACGCAAATTGCATCTTGATGTCTTAGTTCACTATCTTTAAAATCCTGATAAGTATTCATTATATAAAATTTAAAGTGAAAGAATAAAAGGTACAATAAACCAAGCACTAACAAATCCACCAATCATAAAACAGATAGTGGCGACAAGCGAAGGCCATTGCAGATTGGACAAACCCATAATAGCATGTCCACTGGTACATCCACCTGCATAGCGTGTGCCAAAACCAACAAGAAAACCACCGACAACCATCATTAAAAATCCCTTGAGTGTAAACACAGAATTCCAATTAAACAAATCATTAGGCACCAGACCTGATAGATTTGTAATACCATTTTGAGCTAAAAAATTTTGCAACTCGGGATGCATCAAAATTTCTCCCGAATGAGACAAAAACATTCCAGCGATGACACCACCTATGAATATACCCGCTACAAAAAACAGATTCCAAATTTCTTTTTTCCAATTATATTGAAAGAAAGGAATATTTCCTGGTATGCAGGATGCACAGATATGTCTCAATGAAGAGGATATACCAAATGTCTTATTGCCTATAATTAATAATAGAGGCACCGTAAGTCCAATTAGCGGACCAGCAATATACCAAGGCAAAGTTTGTCTCAAAAATTCCATATAATACTAAATTAATTGTTGCTTATTACTTGATTTAAAATGTCTTCGAGTTGATTGGTATCTACTACACCAGAATGTCTCCATATTTGTTCACCTTTCAGATATATCATCAAGGTAGGAATACTCCTGATCTGAAGAAACTGAGATAAGTCTTGATTTTTTTCTGTATCTATTTTTACTATCATGGCTTTGTCTCCCATTCGCTCTTTAAGATCTACAAGTATCGGTTTCATAGCTTGACATGGACCGCACCAGTCAGCATAAAAATCTAAGAGGACTGGCTTGTCTGAATTGATTAAGTTTTGAAATTTATCGTTCATGATATAAGTTTAAAGTGGAAAGTTTAAAGTAAGGCAACCTATCAATCTTATAATCTTCATCATACGAAACCAATTCTTGCAATATTCTCACATCAATCTCATGGTCACTTACAATCAAAATTTCTTTGAAGTCTGAACTCATACTGACATTTTTTACTCCTTCCATTTTTGAATAAATCTCTGTGACGGAATTTTTACATCCATTGCAAGTAATACCTTGAAATAAATATAGATTTACCAAGACATTTATTTTTTTAAATTGAAAAATCAATTCTGTTTGCGAGCGAGGCTGTATGGAATTTGACGCTGTTTCTAGAATCTCAAAAAAGAATGCACCATGAAAAAGTTCTTCATATTCTTCTCGGCTTCCACCAAATGGCGGACTTTGCTCGAATGTTCTATTAAAAAGAAGTCCAGCTAAAATTCCGTATTCCTTTAATAAATGGTGCATTTTCCAAACATATCTTTGGCGCATACGTGTTGGTAAAGCACAGAAGAAAGTTTGCTCTAGAATTACATCATAGTTCTCATTATGCTTAAAAAAATCATCACAAATCACTTTTACTTGCGGATTTTTTGCAAATTTTTCTTTCAATAAATTACTGGCTGTTTCAGAAATATCGATCAATGTAATATCAGTAAATCCTTTACTAATTAAATACTCTGCCTCATAAGCATTTCCACAACCAGGTATTAAAATTCTAGCATTTTTATTTTCTATCGTCTCAATAAATGAAACTAAGGGTGGGGCAGGCATTCCTAAATCCCAACCAGTAGTTTGACTTTTCCATTGATTATCCCAATATTGTGCATCAAGTGGTCGCTCACATACCACGACACAGCAGCCATTATCTATTTTAGTCATCTGTCTTGTTTTCTTTTGGTGAATAAGTGCATGCACTGCCTTCGCAGCCGCAACCAAGATTCCATAGAGGCATTAGTGCAAAGCCAAATCCTAACATGGCTACCATCCATTGATGAGCTAGAATTCCTTGTACTAGAAGTAATATACCAAGGAGGAGCCTTATGACACGCATAAAGCTCCATGGCATTTTTAGTTTTTCGATTAGAACTTGCATGTATCTATTCCTAAAACTTTGTAAAGAGGGCAGAATTTAAGCAGACCAGTCACGAGCATAACGACTGCAGCAATACCTAGTACCCAGCTCAAAGTGCCAGTCACAGTTCCACTCCAGTCAAGATAGGCTAGAATAGCTGCTAATACGATTCGAACGATCATGTCAATTTTTCCTACATTTTTTGTCATAATTTATTTAGTTTAAAGGTTGATTCTTTTGCCACGAAGACACTATGTCGCCAAGTTTTTTCTGATTTATTTCATTGTGTCTTTTCACCTAAATGACTGCTTTCTTTGTCATGAAGTTGTCTAGTCTTTTTAATTCAATATTTGTGACTTCGTGTCTTGGTGGCATTTATTATATATTTTTTACTTTTTCATTGACTGCTTGCCAAGTTCCTCCATTGATCACATTAGTAAATCCATTTCTTTCTAATATAGACTTAGCTTGCGAACTTCGATTACCACTACGACAAAAAACGATAATGTTTTTCTTCCCTTTCAATTGATTCAGTGAATTCGGAATTCTATCAAGTGGTATATTGGTAGATCCTTTTACATGACCTGCATCGAATTCTTGAGGTGTTCGCACATCAACGAGATAGGCTCCTTCTTTAAGTTTTTCAGAAATATCAACGCTGCTGAAGAGACTTTTTATAAATTGAAACACAGTTTAACTTATTAAGAATTAAAAATTAAAAATTAAGAACTATCTTATAGCATGGTTGAAGGACAAACATAGTCTGAAATCTTAAACTTACCACTTTCTTTGATGGCAGAAAACCCACCTGCTACATTGATTAAATTTTCATATCCTCTCGCTTTTAGAATAGATGCAAATATGACAGAACGATAACCTCCTGCACAATGCACATAATAAGTCTTGTCTTTATCTACTTTTTTCATGCTCTCGTTTATATAATCAAGTGGAGCATTGACTGCACCTATAATATGTTCGCTAAAATTTTCTGATTGCTTTCTCACATCAAGGATATTTATAGTAGCATCTTCTGCTTCTCTTTTTGCGAATTCGTCGGCTGATACTGAAGGAACGTGATCTATCTCTTTGTTGGCTTTTTTCCAAGCATCAAATCCTCCCGCCAAATGTCCAATCGCATGATCATAGCCCACACGAGCCAATCTAGTTATGACCTCTTCTTCCCGACCAGGGTCTGCTACTACTAAGATTTCTTGTTTCACATCTGGGATTAAAGTGCCTACCCATACAGCGAAACTACCATCTATCCCTATAAATATGGAGTTTGGAACAAATCCTTCCGTAAAAATTTGAGGTGCTCTCGTATCTATAATTACTGCACCCGTTTCGTTGGCCTTAGCTTCAAACTCTTCTGGCGTTAATGCGGTCATACCATTGCTAATGACTTTTTGAATAGGGTCATAGCCTTGAATATTCATCAACACATTCTGAGGAAAATATCCTGGAGGAGGCATCAAGCCATCTAGTACTTTCTCCACAAACTCATCTTCGCTCATTTCTTGTAGTGCATAGTTTACCTTCTTTTGATTACCTAGAGTATCTGAAGTTTCCTTACTCATATTTTTCCCGCAGGCACTACCCGCACCGTGTGCAGGATATACTATTATATCATCCGCAAGTGGCATCAATTTATTTCGTAATGAATGATAGAGATGTCTCGCCAATTTATCTTGAGTCAAATCTGCTACCACTTTTTGTGCCAAATCAGGACGACCTACATCACCTATAAATAAGGTATCTCCTGTGAAAATAGCCGAATCTTTTCCTTTGTCATCTGTCAATAGATAACAGCTGCTCTCCATAGTATGCCCGGGAGTATGAATAACTTTTAGCTTTAAATCTCCAATAGCAAATACCTCGCCATCGGTAGCTATATGTGCATCAAATCCAGT
Proteins encoded in this region:
- a CDS encoding sulfite exporter TauE/SafE family protein; amino-acid sequence: MEEIIGYLLAVIVGISLGLIGSGGSILTVPILVYIMKVEPVNATAYSLFIVGATALVGGIKNAIEKNVEWKTAIIFGIPSIAAVYITRAIILPIIPKEILTIGGFIITKDIFLMMLFALVMILASYSMIKPSNKNEKNFSDVKYNFPMIFLEGTFVGVLTGLVGAGGGFLIIPALVLLARIPIKLAVGTSLLIIAAKSLLGFFGDLKTNPNMDFHLIGYFTLAAIMGMFIGIFLTKKIDGAKLKVGFGWFVLIMGIYILIKELFLK
- a CDS encoding helix-turn-helix transcriptional regulator, whose protein sequence is MEQIGGTWKAPILWRLKDKTMRYGELRKDIPHISDKMLTTQLRELEEDGYITRKVYAVVPPKTEYSLTEQGMDIIKLITSIRNYGLKMIEKQEQRK
- a CDS encoding NAD(P)-binding domain-containing protein — protein: MNIAIIGSGNVGGALAQQWIKAGHTVLIGAKFPLSEKSIQLATQIGEDRFATIENAVKQSAVILIATPPTAIFEIVENIGDVSNKILIDATNSVMKNPEPYKTVYHCLADKANAEIVKCFNTTGFENMLNPMYNHEAIDMFMAGDSEKAKSVAKQLALDCGFGSCIDFGKSDKVELLEKFALSWINLAIIQGHGRDLAFKVVRR
- a CDS encoding type 1 glutamine amidotransferase domain-containing protein, producing the protein MVKSVFTLFLIVLTSLGLLAQTKKLSNKLNSKKMVTEVTSYVHFHGAPAKGKILMVASSPSVSKQTGWQIGFWAAELTHPLRVFQEAGYEVELVSTEGGKLEMDGYSNPTDASGYSAGDVISLGYMQQKSFNDMLANTKKLTEVDAKNYDAIFLVGGQGPMYTFRGNKDLEKLFVAFYEAGKPSSAVCHSTTLLLEAKKSNGELLVKGKTWTGFADAEEEFADQAVGMKIQPYRIEDEAKKIAGTTFKVAAPFSSYAIADGNLITGQQQNSGAAAAELVVKALNK
- a CDS encoding MBL fold metallo-hydrolase; the protein is MILEQIYTGCLAQGAYYLASNGEAAIIDPLREIQPYLDRANKDGVKIKYIFETHFHADFVSGHVDLAKATGATIVYGPTTMTTGFDAHIATDGEVFAIGDLKLKVIHTPGHTMESSCYLLTDDKGKDSAIFTGDTLFIGDVGRPDLAQKVVADLTQDKLARHLYHSLRNKLMPLADDIIVYPAHGAGSACGKNMSKETSDTLGNQKKVNYALQEMSEDEFVEKVLDGLMPPPGYFPQNVLMNIQGYDPIQKVISNGMTALTPEEFEAKANETGAVIIDTRAPQIFTEGFVPNSIFIGIDGSFAVWVGTLIPDVKQEILVVADPGREEEVITRLARVGYDHAIGHLAGGFDAWKKANKEIDHVPSVSADEFAKREAEDATINILDVRKQSENFSEHIIGAVNAPLDYINESMKKVDKDKTYYVHCAGGYRSVIFASILKARGYENLINVAGGFSAIKESGKFKISDYVCPSTML
- a CDS encoding YeeE/YedE family protein; this encodes MEFLRQTLPWYIAGPLIGLTVPLLLIIGNKTFGISSSLRHICASCIPGNIPFFQYNWKKEIWNLFFVAGIFIGGVIAGMFLSHSGEILMHPELQNFLAQNGITNLSGLVPNDLFNWNSVFTLKGFLMMVVGGFLVGFGTRYAGGCTSGHAIMGLSNLQWPSLVATICFMIGGFVSAWFIVPFILSL
- a CDS encoding methyltransferase domain-containing protein, with translation MTKIDNGCCVVVCERPLDAQYWDNQWKSQTTGWDLGMPAPPLVSFIETIENKNARILIPGCGNAYEAEYLISKGFTDITLIDISETASNLLKEKFAKNPQVKVICDDFFKHNENYDVILEQTFFCALPTRMRQRYVWKMHHLLKEYGILAGLLFNRTFEQSPPFGGSREEYEELFHGAFFFEILETASNSIQPRSQTELIFQFKKINVLVNLYLFQGITCNGCKNSVTEIYSKMEGVKNVSMSSDFKEILIVSDHEIDVRILQELVSYDEDYKIDRLPYFKLSTLNLYHER
- the trxA gene encoding thioredoxin — its product is MNDKFQNLINSDKPVLLDFYADWCGPCQAMKPILVDLKERMGDKAMIVKIDTEKNQDLSQFLQIRSIPTLMIYLKGEQIWRHSGVVDTNQLEDILNQVISNN
- a CDS encoding rhodanese-like domain-containing protein, with the protein product MSEKLKEGAYLVDVRTPQEFDAGHVKGSTNIPLDRIPNSLNQLKGKKNIIVFCRSGNRSSQAKSILERNGFTNVINGGTWQAVNEKVKNI
- a CDS encoding winged helix-turn-helix transcriptional regulator, translating into MRNLPIEKLEFIAAVLKAISHPIRLKIVEILETTDGLSVQDISKSIGENIEQSLLSHHLIKMKDKGILECSKEGQFVYYRLKLKEVIQLLNCMENCKVK
- a CDS encoding DUF2490 domain-containing protein yields the protein MRNFIFLILIFGCQPIFSQDYTQFWLRTSLQYKLNPKFTSLIELHHRMESLYNTESPFRYPLTDAFRLWLVYKLSNHETINFSPYAFFSNHPQIRNDEDVFNSNVNEHRIHLQYENRIHADNSWSLLTRIGGEYRIFERKQDLFRLRFREGIDYAISKKLHIQLYDELFLNTIHVDGRHIFDQNRIGLVSHIILSDKFKLELGVTHIQSTARYSTTVVHNVIFQTNWMYSL
- a CDS encoding YeeE/YedE family protein, translated to MNTYQDFKDSELRHQDAICVNESEQKETLGSNLKYLIVGILFGIVFVKAEIISWFRIQEMFRLQSFHMYGIIGSAVLVGALSVFLIKKFKIKTIADEEIKIEPKSFNKGQIFGGLLFGIGWAMTGACPGPLYAQIGSGATVVIVVLLSAIAGTWVYGKLRDKLPH
- a CDS encoding DUF2892 domain-containing protein gives rise to the protein MTKNVGKIDMIVRIVLAAILAYLDWSGTVTGTLSWVLGIAAVVMLVTGLLKFCPLYKVLGIDTCKF